The following are from one region of the Sorghum bicolor cultivar BTx623 chromosome 2, Sorghum_bicolor_NCBIv3, whole genome shotgun sequence genome:
- the LOC8055589 gene encoding uncharacterized protein LOC8055589 isoform X1, translated as MNSVNHGDLPCLLSTNGIVMEITERLKQHGAIFNVALSPPNFIIHLTTLELQLQILSCKTFSGPDFLLDILPWCLEHGSFDLPWIIKSSDQDTQMTPKRHYLQILATQSEPLRHVSALASGHHIGSTQQDRTPHHPDTESSISISSDDEQGWESDRSMNIPDTDA; from the exons ATGAATTCAG TAAACCATGGAGATCTCCCTTGCTTGCTAAGCACGAATGGAATTGTTATGGAAATCACAGAGCGACTGAAACAGCATGGAGCCATTTTCAACGTCGCCTTGTCTCCTCCAAATTTCATTATCCACTTGACAACACTTGAACTCCAGCTGCAAATTCTCTCCTGCAAGACATTCAGTGGACCAGATTTCCTTCTCGACATACTACCTTGGTGTCTTGAACATGGTTCATTCGATTTGCCATGGATCATCAAGTCCTCGGATCAAG ACactcagatgacaccaaaaagACACTACCTACAGATTTTAGCGACCCAATCAGAACCATTACGACATGTTTCAGCTCTAGCTTCAGGTCACCATATAGGCAGCACCCAACAAG ACAGGACGCCACATCATCCGGATACAGAATCATCCATCAGCATTTCAAGCGACGACGAACAAGGATGGGAATCAGACCGAAGCATGAACATACCTGATACTGATGCTTAG
- the LOC8055591 gene encoding GTP-binding protein BRASSINAZOLE INSENSITIVE PALE GREEN 2, chloroplastic, giving the protein MLSRARRLHPAVRRFLLPNTPAPSRPAPLPPQHSASAQTSKTFSILFRRHLCSSPPAPPPSTSPPPAVVSSDLPAVRVNEVCPGCGISMQSSDPALPGFFLLPSAKSPDYRARLAPVTTDDTRISASLKSGHLREDLEPSGSDKPAAAAAEMADSKGEGKVLVCARCHSLRHYGRVKHPDAERLLPDFDFVAAVGPRLASPSGARSLVLLLADASDFDGSFPRAVARLVAAAGEAHSADWKHGAPANLPRALLVVTKLDLLPTPSLSPDDVHAWAHSRARAGAGSDLRLAGVHLVSAARGWGVRDLLEHVRELAGTRGNVWAVGARNVGKSTLLNAIARCSGIAGRPTLTEAPVPGTTLDVIKLDGVLGAQAKLFDTPGLLHGHQLTSRLTSEEMKLVQVRKEMSPRTYRIKTGQSIHIGGLVRLDVEELTVGSIYVTVWAAPLVPLHMGKTENAAALMKEHFGLQLQPPIGQEQVKELGKWVRKQFKVSGNSWDMNSKDIAIAGIGWFGIGLKGEAVLGLWTYDGVDVISRSSLVHERASIFEEAGFTVSQIVSKADSMTNKLKSTKKPNKKKERTKSASPLTKPEASEPASNIDA; this is encoded by the exons ATGCTATCCCGCGCGCGGCGCCTCCATCCCGCCGTCCGCCGATTCCTCCTCCCAAACACGCCTGCACCCTCCCGTCCTGCTCCGCTCCCACCTCAACACAGCGCTTCCGCCCAAACCTCTAAAACCTTCTCGATCCTCTTCCGCCGCCACCTCTGCTCCTCAccacccgcgccgccgccgtcgacatCACCGCCTCCAGCGGTGGTATCTTCTGACCTCCCGGCCGTTCGCGTCAATGAAGTCTGCCCGGGATGCGGAATCTCCATGCAATCCTCCGACCCCGCGCTCCCGGGCTTCTTCTTGCTCCCCTCCGCAAAATCCCCCGACTACCGCGCGCGCCTCGCGCCCGTCACCACCGACGACACTCGAATCTCCGCCTCCCTCAAGTCCGGTCACCTTAGGGAGGACTTAGAGCCGTCGGGAAGCGACAagccggccgcggcggcggctgaGATGGCTGATTCCAAGGGAGAGGGAAAGGTGTTGGTATGCGCGCGATGCCACTCCCTGCGCCACTACGGCCGCGTCAAGCATCCGGACGCCGAGCGCCTCCTCCCGGACTTCGACTTCGTCGCCGCCGTCGGCCCGCGCCTCGCGTCGCCTTCCGGGGCCAGGTCGCTCGTGCTGCTCCTGGCGGACGCCTCTGACTTCGACGGCTCGTTCCCGCGCGCCGTCGCGCGGTTGGTGGCCGCAGCCGGCGAGGCCCACAGCGCGGACTGGAAGCACGGGGCCCCGGCCAACCTCCCACGCGCGCTGCTCGTGGTCACCAAGCTCGACCTGCTCCCCACGCCGTCGCTGTCCCCCGACGATGTGCACGCGTGGGCGCACTCCCGCGCTCGTGCCGGTGCAGGTTCAGACCTTCGGCTCGCTGGGGTGCACTTGGTTAGCGCCGCGCGCGGATGGGGCGTCCGCGACCTGCTCGAACATGTGCGCGAGCTCGCCGGGACGCGCGGCAATGTCTGGGCCGTGGGTGCGCGAAACGTTGGTAAGTCGACGCTGCTCAATGCGATCGCCAGATGCTCTGGCATAGCCGGGCGACCCACCTTGACGGAGGCGCCAGTTCCGGGAACGACCCTTGATGTGATTAAGCTAGATGGCGTTCTTGGTGCTCAAGCAAAGCTGTTTGACACTCCTGGACTTCTCCATGGGCATCAGTTGACATCTAGACTGACGAGCGAGGAGATGAAGTTGGTTCAAGTGAGAAAGGAGATGAGTCCCAGAACTTACAGAATAAAG ACAGGACAGTCCATACATATCGGTGGACTGGTGCGCCTGGACGTTGAAGAGTTAACTGTAGGATCGATCTATGTTACAGTTTGGGCAGCACCACTTGTCCCACTTCACATGGGAAAGACAGAAAACGCAGCAGCATTGATGAAAGAACACTTTGGCTTACAACTACAG CCTCCCATAGGCCAGGAGCAGGTAAAGGAGCTTGGTAAATGGGTGAGGAAACAATTCAAAGTTTCCGGGAACAGTTGGGATATGAACTCTAAGGATATAGCCATTGCTGGTATTGGCTGGTTTGGAATTGGGCTGAAAGGAGAGGCGGTGTTAGGATTATGGACATATGATGGTGTTGATGTCATCTCCAGGAGCTCCTTAGTCCATGAGAGGGCTTCAATTTTTGAGGAAGCTGGTTTCACAGTTTCACAGATTGTTTCTAAGGCAGATAGCATGACCAATAAGCTGAAGAGCACCAAGAAGCCGAACAAGAAGAAAGAGAGAACGAAAAGTGCTTCTCCCCTCACAAAGCCGGAAGCTTCAGAACCTGCTTCCAACATAGATGCTTGA
- the LOC8055589 gene encoding uncharacterized protein LOC8055589 isoform X2 yields the protein MEITERLKQHGAIFNVALSPPNFIIHLTTLELQLQILSCKTFSGPDFLLDILPWCLEHGSFDLPWIIKSSDQDTQMTPKRHYLQILATQSEPLRHVSALASGHHIGSTQQDRTPHHPDTESSISISSDDEQGWESDRSMNIPDTDA from the exons ATGGAAATCACAGAGCGACTGAAACAGCATGGAGCCATTTTCAACGTCGCCTTGTCTCCTCCAAATTTCATTATCCACTTGACAACACTTGAACTCCAGCTGCAAATTCTCTCCTGCAAGACATTCAGTGGACCAGATTTCCTTCTCGACATACTACCTTGGTGTCTTGAACATGGTTCATTCGATTTGCCATGGATCATCAAGTCCTCGGATCAAG ACactcagatgacaccaaaaagACACTACCTACAGATTTTAGCGACCCAATCAGAACCATTACGACATGTTTCAGCTCTAGCTTCAGGTCACCATATAGGCAGCACCCAACAAG ACAGGACGCCACATCATCCGGATACAGAATCATCCATCAGCATTTCAAGCGACGACGAACAAGGATGGGAATCAGACCGAAGCATGAACATACCTGATACTGATGCTTAG
- the LOC8055590 gene encoding uncharacterized protein LOC8055590 — protein MAAMWWWAPLPAWLSSSALWFLVVNAVVAAVAVLSRARPPLPSPRRRGSGVTVTRRASSAVMQRLRSLSIFSFPSACFNTTTPLPHPDPDAAQETEEPAAATTTPKTTKPSPSPRALPLPPSPLSSSGRVPPADDDETTGMSMDEAYALALQARRRPEREREEEARRSEVDAKADEFIRGFKEDLRQQRLNSIFNYTQMLKQRALGGAAAARRQPDQL, from the coding sequence ATGGCGGCGATGTGGTGGTGGGCGCCGCTGCCGGCGTGGCTGAGCTCCAGCGCGCTATGGTTCCTCGTCGTCAACGCGGttgtcgccgccgtcgccgtcctcTCCAGGGCACGGCCGCCGCTGCCGTCCCCACGACGACGCGGGTCAGGGGTCACGGTCACGCGGAGGGCGTCCTCCGCGGTGATGCAGCGCCTCCGCTCCTTGTCCATCTTCTCCTTCCCCTCCGCCTGCTTCAACACCACCACGCCGCTCCCGCACCCTGACCCTGACGCCGCCCAAGAAACAGaggagccggcggcggcgacgacgacgcccAAGACAACCAAGCCGTCCCCGTCCCCACGCGCGCTCCCACTCCCGCCGTCGCCGCTGTCGTCGTCAGGGCGCGTACCGCCGGCAGACGACGACGAGACCACCGGGATGAGCATGGACGAGGCCTACGCGCTGGCGCTGCAGGCGCGCCGGCGGCCGGAgcgggagagggaggaggaggccaGGAGGTCCGAGGTGGACGCCAAGGCCGATGAGTTCATCCGCGGCTTCAAGGAGGACCTGCGCCAGCAGCGCCTCAACTCCATCTTCAACTACACCCAGATGCTCAAGCAGCGGGCactcggcggcgccgccgccgcccgcaggCAGCCAGATCAGCTTTGA
- the LOC8055589 gene encoding uncharacterized protein LOC8055589 isoform X3: MNSERLKQHGAIFNVALSPPNFIIHLTTLELQLQILSCKTFSGPDFLLDILPWCLEHGSFDLPWIIKSSDQDTQMTPKRHYLQILATQSEPLRHVSALASGHHIGSTQQDRTPHHPDTESSISISSDDEQGWESDRSMNIPDTDA; this comes from the exons ATGAATTCAG AGCGACTGAAACAGCATGGAGCCATTTTCAACGTCGCCTTGTCTCCTCCAAATTTCATTATCCACTTGACAACACTTGAACTCCAGCTGCAAATTCTCTCCTGCAAGACATTCAGTGGACCAGATTTCCTTCTCGACATACTACCTTGGTGTCTTGAACATGGTTCATTCGATTTGCCATGGATCATCAAGTCCTCGGATCAAG ACactcagatgacaccaaaaagACACTACCTACAGATTTTAGCGACCCAATCAGAACCATTACGACATGTTTCAGCTCTAGCTTCAGGTCACCATATAGGCAGCACCCAACAAG ACAGGACGCCACATCATCCGGATACAGAATCATCCATCAGCATTTCAAGCGACGACGAACAAGGATGGGAATCAGACCGAAGCATGAACATACCTGATACTGATGCTTAG
- the LOC8056169 gene encoding uncharacterized protein LOC8056169, giving the protein MAAEWWWPSLAAAWLGSEAAWFLVLNVVIAAIAVLSSRARPSASPRSGGVTRRASSALLQRLRSFSIFSYPSACFDTPTSLQPAAAHAAAQETEEPATMPVPSPHALVVTSQPAPAADEEEEDPSAMSMEDAYALVLASRSRRPPEPARRSDVDAEAEDLRQQRLNSIFNYTQMLKQRAALRAGRRQTDARRDQL; this is encoded by the coding sequence ATGGCCGCGGAGTGGTGGTGGCCGTCGCTGGCGGCGGCGTGGCTGGGCTCCGAGGCCGCGTGGTTCCTTGTCCTGAACGTGGTCATCGCCGCGATCGCCGTGCTGTCCTCGCGGGCGCGTCCATCCGCGTCGCCACGCAGCGGCGGCGTCACGCGCAGGGCCTCGTCGGCGCTGCTGCAGCGCCTCcgctccttctccatcttctcCTACCCTTCCGCATGCTTCGACACCCCGACCTCGCTGCAGCCCGCCGCCGCCCACGCCGCCGCCCAAGAAACAGAGGAGCCGGCGACCATGCCGGTGCCGTCGCCGCACGCCCTTGTGGTCACATCACAGCCAGCGCCGGCAgcagacgaggaggaggaggatccgAGCGCGATGAGCATGGAGGATGCCTACGCTCTGGTCCTGGCCTCACGGTCACGGCGGCCGCCAGAGCCGGCGAGGCGGTCCGACGTGGATGCCGAGGCGGAGGACCTGCGGCAGCAGCGGCTCAACTCCATCTTCAACTATACCCAGATGCTCAAGCAGCGCGCCGCGCTCCGTGCCGGCCGCCGCCAGACGGATGCCCGGCGAGATCAGCTTTGA